One window from the genome of Echinicola vietnamensis DSM 17526 encodes:
- a CDS encoding DUF5060 domain-containing protein, whose product MIHYKNTLVGFLLLLAAHAVQAQRLHGELQKWHKVTLDVEGPQAGEMDEENPFLQYKFDVEFRHNASGKRYLVPGYFAADGQAGESGATEGNVWRVHFAPDETGEWKYKVLFFEGKWAALRDTSKLSPVPSINGLQGEFVIAPSDKEGRDFRSKGRLDYVGERYLQFKETGEYFLKFGSDAPENLLAFADFDGDFAEDGHKDDLVKTYQAHVGDWKSGDPTWRQGKGKGLIGAINYLHGKGANAFSFLTMNVSGDDQNVFPFVDHDTWDRYDVSKLDQWEMVFEHADKLGMFLHFKTLEVENQGLLDNGGIGMFTKLYYRELIARFGHHLAVNWNLCEEQGDWVKTPRTFPLEPRDWLMLADYVRTVDPYDHHIVIHNGKWFDPLYGDTPLTGASLQTNRKDFANVHKNVLKILKDSKEAGKQWAVACDEPGDAQHSLLPDEEDPLHDDARQNGLWGAMMAGAWGTEWYFGYKHAHSDLTCQDFRSRDKFWDQGRICLDFFTGQNIPYWKMENRDEWLVKGEGYVLSDEKDQVVVYLKDAQAAEIDLGSLDGRFDVKWYDPRSGGALQEGKTLTVSAGQNVKLGDAPMSADKDWAIWLQRPEN is encoded by the coding sequence ATGATACACTATAAAAATACCTTGGTAGGTTTTCTTCTACTGTTAGCAGCTCATGCTGTACAAGCACAGCGTCTTCATGGAGAGCTGCAGAAATGGCATAAAGTCACCCTTGATGTAGAAGGTCCCCAAGCGGGTGAGATGGATGAAGAGAATCCCTTTCTCCAATATAAATTTGATGTGGAGTTTCGCCATAATGCCTCTGGAAAGCGGTATTTAGTTCCGGGGTATTTTGCCGCTGATGGACAGGCAGGAGAATCCGGTGCCACCGAAGGCAATGTCTGGCGGGTACATTTTGCTCCGGATGAAACAGGGGAATGGAAATATAAGGTCCTTTTCTTTGAAGGAAAATGGGCCGCACTCAGGGATACTTCCAAACTCAGTCCCGTTCCTTCGATCAATGGCTTACAAGGGGAATTTGTAATAGCTCCCAGCGATAAGGAAGGAAGGGATTTTAGAAGTAAGGGACGGCTTGATTACGTTGGAGAACGTTACCTCCAATTTAAGGAAACCGGAGAGTATTTCTTGAAATTCGGTTCAGATGCGCCGGAAAACCTGTTGGCATTTGCGGACTTTGATGGGGATTTTGCCGAAGATGGCCATAAGGATGATTTGGTAAAGACCTACCAGGCCCATGTGGGAGATTGGAAAAGTGGAGATCCTACATGGAGGCAAGGAAAAGGGAAGGGACTGATAGGCGCGATCAATTACCTTCACGGGAAAGGTGCCAATGCTTTTTCATTTCTGACGATGAACGTATCCGGTGATGACCAGAATGTATTTCCTTTTGTGGATCATGATACTTGGGACAGGTACGATGTGTCCAAACTCGATCAGTGGGAGATGGTCTTTGAGCATGCAGACAAGTTGGGCATGTTTTTGCATTTCAAGACCTTGGAAGTCGAAAACCAAGGACTGTTGGACAATGGAGGGATAGGCATGTTTACCAAATTGTATTACCGGGAATTAATTGCACGTTTTGGTCACCATTTGGCGGTAAACTGGAACCTTTGTGAAGAACAAGGAGACTGGGTGAAGACCCCACGGACTTTTCCATTAGAACCTAGGGATTGGCTGATGTTGGCTGATTATGTTCGGACCGTAGACCCCTATGACCACCATATTGTGATCCATAACGGTAAATGGTTTGATCCGCTTTATGGAGATACCCCGCTCACCGGAGCCTCTTTACAGACCAATAGGAAGGATTTTGCCAATGTACATAAAAACGTGCTCAAGATCCTTAAGGATAGCAAGGAAGCAGGAAAGCAGTGGGCTGTAGCTTGCGATGAGCCAGGAGATGCGCAACACTCGTTGCTTCCCGACGAAGAGGACCCCTTACATGATGACGCCCGTCAAAATGGACTTTGGGGTGCGATGATGGCGGGAGCATGGGGTACAGAGTGGTACTTTGGCTATAAACATGCCCATTCGGACCTAACTTGTCAGGACTTTAGGTCCAGGGACAAGTTTTGGGATCAGGGAAGGATTTGTCTTGATTTCTTCACTGGTCAAAACATCCCTTATTGGAAGATGGAAAACAGAGATGAGTGGCTGGTAAAAGGAGAAGGATACGTGTTGAGTGATGAAAAAGACCAAGTGGTGGTGTACTTGAAAGATGCTCAGGCTGCAGAGATAGACCTTGGCAGTCTCGATGGACGGTTTGATGTGAAATGGTACGATCCTCGTAGTGGTGGAGCATTGCAAGAAGGCAAAACGCTTACAGTCTCAGCAGGACAAAATGTAAAATTGGGCGATGCGCCAATGAGTGCCGATAAGGACTGGGCAATTTGGCTTCAGCGACCAGAAAATTAA
- a CDS encoding response regulator, which translates to MTSIKSLCIIDDDPIYTFGVKKIIEMGNFDVNAMFYQNGQEAYEGLASKIDNGDPLPDMILLDINMPIWNGWKFLDEFLKIEPATNIIIYIISSSIDPNDTKKAKEYSVIKNFIVKPISIEKVKELLEENT; encoded by the coding sequence ATGACAAGTATTAAGAGCCTTTGTATTATAGATGATGATCCTATATATACTTTTGGAGTAAAAAAAATCATTGAAATGGGAAATTTCGATGTGAATGCCATGTTTTATCAAAATGGTCAAGAGGCTTATGAAGGCTTAGCATCGAAAATAGACAATGGAGACCCCCTACCGGACATGATCCTTCTGGACATCAATATGCCCATTTGGAATGGATGGAAATTTCTAGACGAATTCCTTAAAATCGAACCTGCCACCAACATCATCATCTACATCATATCCAGCAGTATAGACCCTAATGACACTAAGAAAGCGAAAGAGTACAGTGTCATTAAAAATTTTATCGTAAAACCCATTTCCATTGAAAAGGTCAAGGAATTATTGGAGGAAAACACCTGA
- a CDS encoding fibronectin type III domain-containing protein, protein MMKYHFPYVMKAALALLSIIISMPSLAQQIDIQPYLQDVTPHSAVVMWQTDFGDESTVEWGETVDLGNTSQGESLDVNFTEARVHEVRVEGLKKFTTYYYRVRTGDAVSDVFQFKTPPFASDHRSFNMIAMSDMQIDGNAPEKFREVVNDGILAYLDDQFEGNVPENLGLVLIPGDLVQNGATYHQWKDHFFDPAKDLFSQVPVYPVLGNHENQSVFYFKYFSLPKNGSPEYAENWWYKDYGNIRVLGLNSNVEDGIGGSKYQLAWLDKVLAETAGIDEIDFVFAQMHHPHKSELWIPGESDFSGEVVHKLEAFTEKTGKPSVHFFGHTHGYSRGQSKDHKHLWVNVASAGGAIDNWGEFEGRDYDEFTVTQDEYGFVMVEVDANPSNPNFTVKRISRGNQYHARNNELTDSITVWKYEQKPQPPQGIYPKNEQVSPKGLVLKASDFSSDRKSAIHAASNWQISTDKDFSKPLMDSWKQHENWYFNENQQKDDDLRDEEVFKLLKPRTTYYWRVRYRDQNLNWSDWSSICSFEVLIEKRSPQHEPGE, encoded by the coding sequence ATGATGAAGTACCACTTTCCTTACGTAATGAAGGCTGCCTTAGCCTTGCTAAGCATTATCATTTCCATGCCGTCTCTTGCACAGCAGATTGATATCCAACCTTATCTACAGGATGTAACGCCCCATAGTGCGGTCGTGATGTGGCAGACGGATTTTGGGGATGAAAGTACTGTGGAATGGGGAGAAACTGTTGATTTGGGTAATACCTCCCAGGGGGAATCACTCGATGTCAACTTTACTGAAGCCAGGGTGCATGAAGTGAGGGTAGAGGGCCTAAAGAAGTTCACGACCTACTATTACCGAGTCAGGACAGGGGATGCCGTGTCTGACGTGTTTCAGTTTAAAACCCCTCCATTTGCCAGTGATCATCGGTCCTTTAACATGATCGCCATGAGTGATATGCAGATTGATGGTAATGCTCCAGAAAAATTTAGGGAAGTGGTGAACGATGGGATTTTGGCCTATCTGGATGATCAATTTGAGGGTAATGTTCCTGAAAATTTAGGGTTGGTGCTTATCCCTGGAGATTTGGTCCAAAATGGAGCCACATATCACCAGTGGAAAGATCATTTTTTCGATCCAGCGAAAGACTTGTTTTCACAAGTGCCTGTTTACCCCGTTCTGGGCAACCATGAAAATCAATCTGTCTTTTATTTCAAATACTTTAGCCTTCCCAAAAACGGAAGTCCCGAGTACGCCGAAAACTGGTGGTATAAGGATTATGGAAATATCCGAGTATTGGGATTGAATTCCAATGTGGAGGATGGCATAGGGGGAAGCAAATACCAATTGGCTTGGCTGGATAAGGTGCTTGCCGAAACAGCTGGGATAGATGAGATTGATTTTGTCTTTGCTCAGATGCATCATCCGCACAAGTCCGAACTATGGATCCCGGGAGAATCGGATTTTTCTGGGGAGGTAGTCCATAAGCTGGAAGCCTTTACGGAAAAAACAGGAAAACCGAGCGTCCACTTTTTTGGCCATACACACGGCTATTCCCGAGGTCAATCCAAGGATCATAAGCACTTGTGGGTGAATGTGGCCAGTGCCGGAGGCGCGATAGATAATTGGGGCGAATTTGAAGGGCGTGACTATGATGAGTTTACGGTGACCCAAGATGAATATGGTTTCGTCATGGTGGAGGTGGACGCCAATCCCTCCAATCCCAATTTTACCGTCAAGCGGATCAGCCGTGGTAACCAATACCACGCTCGAAACAACGAGTTGACTGATTCCATTACCGTATGGAAGTATGAACAAAAACCTCAACCACCACAAGGAATATATCCCAAAAATGAGCAGGTGTCTCCAAAGGGATTAGTGCTGAAAGCCAGTGATTTTAGCAGTGATCGGAAAAGTGCGATACATGCCGCATCCAACTGGCAAATTAGCACGGATAAAGATTTTTCTAAGCCACTAATGGATAGCTGGAAGCAACATGAAAACTGGTACTTCAATGAGAACCAACAAAAGGATGATGACCTTCGTGATGAGGAAGTTTTTAAGTTGCTGAAACCTAGGACAACCTATTATTGGAGGGTACGGTACCGCGACCAAAACCTCAACTGGAGTGATTGGTCATCAATTTGTTCATTTGAGGTGCTCATCGAAAAGCGATCGCCTCAACATGAACCCGGTGAGTAA
- a CDS encoding VOC family protein: MSTIKTSQNIVPFLWFDKEAEEAIHFYTDLFPHSAIHKLTKWPEGGPMPAGTVQIGDFVINGLRVHAFDAGPNFTFNESISLFVQCDDQAEIDHYWEQFIANGGQESQCGWLKDKFGLSWQIVPKELGDMLSSENIKGAKQMMEAVMKMKKLEIADLKAAFEA, from the coding sequence ATGAGCACGATTAAGACATCTCAAAACATCGTACCGTTTCTTTGGTTCGATAAGGAAGCGGAAGAAGCGATTCACTTTTATACAGATTTATTCCCCCATTCAGCAATCCACAAACTTACCAAATGGCCGGAAGGAGGGCCCATGCCGGCAGGGACGGTACAGATTGGTGATTTTGTCATCAATGGCCTTCGAGTCCATGCCTTTGATGCCGGGCCAAACTTCACCTTTAACGAGTCCATTTCCCTTTTTGTGCAGTGTGATGACCAAGCTGAGATTGATCATTATTGGGAGCAGTTTATTGCCAACGGTGGTCAGGAATCACAATGTGGCTGGCTGAAGGATAAGTTTGGCCTTTCCTGGCAGATTGTCCCGAAAGAACTGGGGGATATGCTGTCTTCTGAGAACATAAAGGGCGCAAAACAAATGATGGAAGCGGTGATGAAGATGAAAAAACTAGAAATAGCGGACTTGAAAGCGGCTTTTGAAGCCTAG
- a CDS encoding SRPBCC family protein, producing MKKITVSTTVNAPVDKAWAYWTGPEHIMRWNNASDDWHTPHASNDLREGGAFTSRMESKDGTMGFDFSGTYQAVQEGKLLSYALDDGREVEVVFTPEGDRTVIKETFDPEQTNPIEMQKGGWQAILDNFKKYVEEKQQK from the coding sequence ATGAAAAAGATCACTGTAAGTACCACCGTAAATGCACCTGTCGATAAGGCTTGGGCCTATTGGACAGGGCCAGAACATATCATGCGATGGAACAATGCCTCCGATGATTGGCATACCCCGCATGCTTCCAATGACCTTCGCGAAGGAGGAGCTTTTACCTCGAGGATGGAGTCAAAAGATGGTACCATGGGCTTCGACTTTTCGGGAACCTATCAGGCGGTACAAGAAGGAAAATTGCTTTCCTATGCCTTGGACGATGGGAGAGAAGTGGAAGTGGTTTTTACCCCGGAAGGTGACAGGACCGTTATCAAAGAGACCTTTGACCCGGAGCAGACCAATCCTATTGAAATGCAAAAAGGCGGATGGCAGGCCATTCTTGACAATTTTAAAAAATACGTTGAAGAAAAACAGCAGAAGTAA
- a CDS encoding phosphatidylinositol-specific phospholipase C1-like protein, with the protein MKNVNLFIAGVILAIAAACAPSQKQEEETKQLNDIQVIGSHNSYKIGIEPKVMAIIANMDSSAAISLEYDHIPLNEQLELGLRNLELDVFHDPVGGRYSQPKALASLDSAGMAHLPFDEAGKLDQAGLKLFHVQDIDFRSHHLLFKDALNELSNWSYAHPDHHPIIILINAKDDSLPQMTPPLPFTAAALDSIDKEIRSVFAPEKLITPDLVRGDHASLEEAVLKEGWPALETVRGRFLFVLDEKQEKNNRYLSVHPNLEDAVLFINVKEGHPAAGFRIINDPVQHHDYIQDLVSKGYMIRTRADAGTKEARNHDYTRFEKAKSSGAQVISTDYYIPSELFESDFKVAFDGNTYERSRP; encoded by the coding sequence ATGAAGAATGTCAATTTATTTATCGCAGGAGTTATCTTGGCTATTGCGGCCGCTTGTGCCCCCTCTCAAAAGCAAGAAGAAGAAACCAAACAACTAAACGACATCCAAGTAATCGGCAGTCACAACAGTTATAAAATTGGCATCGAACCAAAAGTGATGGCCATTATTGCCAATATGGATTCCAGTGCTGCCATTTCCTTGGAATATGATCACATCCCATTAAACGAGCAGTTGGAGCTAGGGCTGCGCAATTTGGAATTGGATGTATTCCATGATCCGGTTGGTGGCAGATACAGCCAACCAAAAGCCTTGGCCAGCCTGGACTCGGCCGGTATGGCCCATTTACCATTTGATGAAGCCGGTAAACTGGACCAAGCAGGACTTAAGCTATTCCATGTGCAAGACATTGATTTCAGAAGTCATCACTTATTGTTCAAAGACGCCTTGAATGAACTTTCCAATTGGAGTTATGCCCACCCAGACCACCATCCCATCATCATCCTGATCAATGCAAAAGATGACAGTTTACCCCAGATGACACCACCCCTGCCCTTCACTGCGGCGGCGCTGGATAGTATCGACAAAGAAATACGTTCCGTCTTCGCACCCGAAAAATTGATTACGCCTGATTTGGTACGTGGGGACCACGCTTCATTGGAAGAGGCCGTATTGAAGGAGGGATGGCCTGCACTGGAAACGGTCAGAGGCCGATTTTTATTTGTGCTGGACGAAAAACAAGAAAAGAACAACCGCTACCTCTCTGTCCATCCCAACTTAGAAGATGCAGTATTATTTATTAACGTAAAGGAAGGGCATCCTGCTGCCGGATTCCGTATCATCAATGATCCTGTACAGCACCACGATTATATTCAAGACTTGGTTTCCAAAGGCTATATGATCCGAACCCGTGCAGATGCAGGCACCAAGGAAGCCCGAAACCATGATTATACGCGGTTTGAAAAGGCCAAGAGCAGTGGAGCCCAAGTGATTTCCACCGATTACTACATCCCCAGCGAATTATTTGAATCCGATTTTAAAGTTGCATTTGACGGCAACACCTACGAACGATCAAGACCTTGA
- a CDS encoding sulfatase family protein produces MVHIEHYCFAGLLLLLIGCKSNTQSKQEEETVAAHPNIVVIYMDDLGYGDMSAYGATEISTPHMDRLANEGIRFTNGYASSATCTPSRYALLTGTYPWRNKNAKILPGTAPLLIDTAQMTLPKMLQQQGYYTGIVGKWHLGLGSGNVNWNEKISPSPNEVGFDYSHILAATQDRVPTVYIENGHVVNLDPNDPIAVDYQHNFEGEPTGKDNPEMLTMDWHHGHNNSIVNGVPRIGFMKGGASAKWSDVDMADHFLEKARTFVKGHKDKPFFLYYALQQPHVPRTPNPRFVGATGMGPRGDVIAEADWCIGAFLKTLEEEGILENTLIVFSSDNGPVLNDGYVDDAVEKLGDHTPSGPLRGGKYSLFEAGTRVPFAVYWKGKIQPSVSNALVCQLDLMSSLADLVGSDQKGPDSEDLLATFLGEAPQGRDELILEASGRTALRQGDWIMIPPYKGPAIAKAVNIELGNADVYQLYNLKEDIGQQQNLAQSNPEKLQEMVANYEKIRGVDQGEIEQLELK; encoded by the coding sequence ATGGTGCATATTGAGCACTACTGTTTTGCGGGGCTTTTGCTTCTATTAATTGGCTGTAAGTCCAATACCCAGTCAAAGCAAGAGGAAGAAACCGTGGCAGCTCATCCAAATATTGTGGTGATTTACATGGATGACCTGGGATATGGAGACATGAGTGCTTATGGTGCCACGGAGATTAGTACTCCCCACATGGACCGACTTGCCAATGAAGGGATCCGTTTTACAAACGGGTATGCCTCCTCGGCCACATGTACTCCCAGCCGCTATGCACTTCTTACCGGAACGTATCCTTGGAGAAACAAAAATGCCAAAATCCTTCCGGGAACAGCTCCATTGCTGATAGACACTGCCCAAATGACCTTGCCCAAAATGTTGCAACAACAGGGGTATTATACCGGGATTGTTGGGAAATGGCACCTTGGCCTTGGGAGTGGAAATGTAAACTGGAATGAAAAGATCAGCCCAAGCCCCAATGAGGTAGGTTTTGATTACAGTCATATTTTGGCTGCTACCCAAGATCGGGTACCGACGGTGTATATCGAAAACGGTCATGTGGTAAACTTGGATCCGAATGATCCTATTGCAGTGGATTATCAGCACAATTTTGAGGGAGAACCTACGGGGAAAGATAATCCCGAAATGCTCACGATGGACTGGCATCACGGTCACAATAACAGCATTGTGAACGGCGTGCCGCGCATAGGTTTTATGAAAGGGGGCGCTTCGGCCAAGTGGAGTGATGTGGATATGGCAGACCATTTTCTGGAGAAGGCCAGGACATTCGTAAAGGGGCATAAGGACAAACCTTTCTTTTTATATTATGCTTTGCAGCAGCCCCATGTGCCACGAACGCCTAATCCGAGATTTGTCGGGGCTACCGGAATGGGGCCTCGTGGAGACGTGATCGCAGAGGCAGATTGGTGTATTGGAGCATTTTTGAAGACCTTGGAGGAAGAGGGGATTTTGGAAAATACGTTGATTGTGTTTTCCAGTGACAATGGCCCCGTTTTAAACGATGGCTATGTTGATGATGCTGTGGAAAAACTCGGTGACCATACTCCTTCAGGACCGCTAAGAGGAGGCAAATATAGTCTTTTTGAAGCCGGGACGCGGGTGCCGTTTGCCGTGTATTGGAAAGGAAAAATACAACCAAGTGTTTCCAATGCCTTGGTTTGTCAGCTGGACCTCATGTCTTCCCTGGCGGACTTGGTGGGAAGTGACCAAAAAGGACCGGACAGTGAGGATTTACTGGCTACATTCTTGGGAGAAGCGCCTCAGGGACGGGATGAATTGATTTTGGAAGCCTCTGGTCGGACGGCGCTGCGGCAAGGAGACTGGATTATGATTCCACCCTATAAGGGCCCAGCAATAGCTAAAGCCGTTAATATCGAACTGGGAAATGCGGATGTATATCAGCTTTATAATCTGAAAGAGGATATTGGTCAACAGCAGAATCTGGCACAATCCAATCCTGAAAAACTTCAAGAAATGGTGGCCAATTATGAAAAAATACGAGGTGTCGATCAAGGTGAAATCGAACAGCTGGAGCTAAAGTGA
- a CDS encoding fibrobacter succinogenes major paralogous domain-containing protein, with protein sequence MTRTPYIAGICLLLLLATSCMEDSTEKMQQGIVQFTGVAISNFGTTAPNSRSLLDSDWQHIFPHTATLMVTNEATHEEYTLQYNPNDFSEGYAIELPYGTYSFFSQVEGAGLEGFLPFTIEGNFELSSQAMDISMEAKTSYGLITVKNEFVSEANLGGTPMELTEDDAFYYLYTLEDQEVVLTIQENFNQNQLTKTFTPEAYKHYHFYLKLQEADGQVNFIEMAIEPFEYHEDYFEIDKNASTVTDAAGNTYPVVKIGNQYWMAENLKSNTFCNGDDLLVPEDNYIDEYLNNNVPLVLLNSNYQTSNRGGYYTGDVILDERNICPCGWHISTDEDWKEMETYLGMPADALDNFRTYFNSDYRGSEQGVGSKIKATDWSNTFEDNDDATNETGFSAYNYNYYCCNEEPPGSSRGSFVYIDDSDYALWWSPQANGGEAMMGRMVEAGDAGIARQRFYRDLLYNIRCVKD encoded by the coding sequence ATGACACGCACACCATACATCGCAGGTATATGTTTGTTGCTTTTATTGGCCACTTCCTGCATGGAAGACTCTACTGAAAAAATGCAGCAGGGAATTGTACAGTTTACCGGTGTAGCCATCAGTAATTTTGGCACCACAGCTCCAAATAGCCGAAGCCTATTGGATTCCGACTGGCAGCACATTTTCCCCCATACCGCTACTCTTATGGTCACCAATGAGGCTACTCATGAGGAATACACCTTACAATATAACCCCAATGATTTCTCGGAGGGGTATGCAATTGAACTTCCCTATGGTACATATTCATTTTTCTCACAAGTTGAGGGTGCGGGATTGGAAGGTTTTCTTCCTTTCACCATCGAAGGCAACTTTGAGCTATCCAGCCAAGCTATGGACATTTCCATGGAGGCAAAAACCTCTTATGGCCTGATAACGGTAAAGAATGAATTTGTCAGTGAGGCCAACTTGGGAGGGACACCGATGGAACTCACTGAGGACGATGCTTTTTACTACCTGTATACCCTTGAAGATCAAGAAGTCGTCCTTACCATTCAGGAAAATTTCAATCAAAACCAACTCACCAAAACCTTTACGCCCGAAGCCTATAAACACTACCACTTTTACCTGAAGCTACAGGAGGCTGACGGGCAGGTTAACTTCATTGAAATGGCCATTGAGCCTTTTGAATACCATGAAGACTATTTTGAGATTGACAAAAATGCCTCTACCGTTACAGATGCAGCTGGCAACACCTATCCTGTTGTGAAAATCGGAAACCAATATTGGATGGCAGAGAATTTAAAAAGTAATACTTTCTGTAATGGAGATGACCTCCTTGTCCCGGAAGATAATTATATCGATGAATACCTTAACAACAACGTCCCGCTGGTCCTACTCAACTCCAACTATCAAACCTCCAATCGCGGAGGCTACTATACGGGGGACGTCATCTTGGATGAACGAAATATCTGCCCATGTGGTTGGCATATATCCACAGATGAAGACTGGAAAGAAATGGAAACGTACTTAGGAATGCCGGCCGATGCATTAGATAACTTCAGGACATACTTCAACTCGGATTACAGAGGCAGCGAGCAAGGGGTTGGCAGTAAGATCAAGGCCACTGACTGGTCGAATACCTTTGAGGACAATGATGATGCCACCAACGAAACCGGCTTTTCTGCTTACAATTACAATTACTACTGTTGTAACGAAGAGCCTCCAGGATCTTCAAGGGGTTCTTTCGTTTACATTGATGACAGCGACTATGCCCTTTGGTGGTCACCACAAGCAAACGGTGGAGAGGCCATGATGGGGAGAATGGTAGAAGCCGGTGATGCAGGAATTGCCCGACAGCGCTTTTACAGGGATTTGCTCTATAACATCAGATGTGTGAAAGATTGA
- a CDS encoding 3'-5' exonuclease — MNLNLKSPIAFFDLEATGINISTDRIVEVSIVKVHPGGEEETKTMKINPTIPIPKEVSLIHGIYDKDIKDAPTFKDVAKELHQFLEGADLAGFNVLKFDIPLLVEEFLRAGIDFDIEKRNLLDAQKIFHMMEKRNLTAAYKFYCGKTLENAHSAEADTIATYEVFKAQIERYQDEEAFDLQGNKVGVIENDMKKVHQLINEKMVDLAGRFIFNDEGVECFNFGKHKGKPVEQVLKEEPNYYDWMMKGDFPLDTKRKFTQIKLRNFNNR, encoded by the coding sequence ATGAATTTAAATTTAAAATCCCCCATTGCATTTTTTGATCTTGAGGCTACCGGCATCAATATATCCACCGATAGAATCGTAGAAGTCTCCATCGTAAAGGTACATCCAGGAGGGGAAGAGGAAACAAAAACCATGAAAATCAACCCGACAATCCCTATCCCAAAGGAAGTCTCCTTGATCCATGGCATTTATGACAAAGACATCAAGGACGCCCCTACTTTCAAAGATGTGGCCAAGGAGCTTCACCAGTTTCTGGAAGGAGCGGATCTGGCAGGGTTTAACGTCCTGAAGTTTGATATACCACTGTTGGTGGAAGAATTTTTACGGGCAGGGATTGACTTTGACATCGAAAAGCGAAACTTGCTGGATGCCCAAAAGATTTTCCACATGATGGAAAAACGAAACCTTACCGCAGCCTACAAATTTTACTGTGGCAAAACCCTTGAAAATGCCCATAGTGCAGAAGCAGACACCATTGCCACCTATGAAGTTTTCAAAGCCCAAATCGAACGCTACCAAGATGAAGAGGCCTTTGACCTCCAGGGAAACAAAGTCGGCGTGATCGAAAATGACATGAAGAAGGTTCACCAGCTGATTAATGAAAAAATGGTGGACTTGGCCGGAAGGTTTATCTTCAATGACGAAGGAGTAGAATGCTTTAACTTCGGCAAACACAAGGGCAAGCCTGTCGAGCAGGTACTCAAAGAAGAGCCCAATTACTATGACTGGATGATGAAAGGTGACTTCCCGCTGGATACCAAACGTAAATTCACCCAAATCAAACTCCGAAACTTCAATAATCGGTAG
- a CDS encoding EcsC family protein, which yields MLLYEEIAFYEMNAWLQKMKKNPSLANRMAKGVQHRINNIIPEKVHQAITFAIEKMVKGVLFGSSFINATLPDEVIFKKREEKVKSKIKWYKSTASVEGAITGAGGILMGFADFPAFLSIKMKMMFELASLYGHDVKDFRERLYILHVFQLAFCSQKKRNELIAIIENWENHKETLPVKGDGFDWRSFQIEYRDYMDLAKLAQLIPVIGAGVGAVANWQLSDHLGKTAIQCYRLRYFARKGMLE from the coding sequence ATGTTGTTATACGAAGAGATTGCCTTTTATGAAATGAATGCTTGGCTTCAGAAGATGAAGAAAAATCCATCTTTGGCAAACAGGATGGCCAAGGGTGTGCAGCATCGAATCAATAACATCATCCCGGAAAAGGTGCACCAAGCGATTACCTTTGCCATCGAAAAGATGGTCAAAGGGGTGCTTTTTGGATCTAGTTTTATCAATGCCACCTTGCCCGATGAGGTGATTTTTAAGAAGCGCGAGGAAAAAGTAAAAAGTAAAATCAAATGGTACAAGAGTACGGCCTCCGTGGAAGGAGCCATTACGGGAGCAGGAGGGATTTTGATGGGGTTTGCGGATTTTCCGGCTTTTCTCAGCATCAAGATGAAAATGATGTTTGAGTTGGCTTCACTGTATGGGCATGATGTGAAAGATTTCAGGGAGCGGCTTTATATCCTGCACGTGTTTCAATTGGCCTTTTGCAGCCAAAAGAAGCGAAATGAATTGATTGCCATCATTGAAAACTGGGAAAACCACAAGGAAACCCTGCCGGTAAAGGGGGACGGGTTTGACTGGAGAAGCTTTCAGATCGAATACCGCGACTATATGGACTTGGCGAAGCTAGCCCAGCTTATCCCGGTTATCGGGGCAGGAGTCGGGGCAGTGGCAAACTGGCAGCTTTCCGATCATCTCGGCAAAACCGCCATCCAATGCTACCGGCTGCGGTACTTTGCCCGAAAGGGAATGCTAGAGTGA